One window of the bacterium genome contains the following:
- a CDS encoding type II toxin-antitoxin system VapC family toxin has translation MKCVYIDTSVVNINLFGTKKEPERYSIVMNFFNRLNSQEFEGLISLYTLQEIYAFCEDNFPLNYVRKVVKLSFQELLKSELQIIPLLKRSERLVHQRKFPISDLSDQPHAILAYLNGCDAIITYDDHFRDIGSIIKVFTPEEFLDILDNKLLQEI, from the coding sequence ATGAAATGTGTTTATATTGATACCTCCGTAGTGAATATCAATCTGTTTGGTACAAAGAAAGAACCAGAGCGATATTCTATAGTAATGAATTTCTTTAATCGACTTAATAGTCAAGAATTTGAAGGATTAATCTCCCTATATACCCTTCAGGAAATATATGCCTTTTGTGAAGATAACTTTCCATTAAACTATGTAAGAAAAGTAGTTAAATTGTCCTTTCAAGAATTACTAAAGAGTGAATTGCAAATAATTCCTTTATTAAAAAGATCCGAACGATTAGTTCACCAAAGAAAATTTCCGATCTCAGATTTATCTGACCAACCTCATGCAATTTTAGCCTATCTGAATGGGTGTGATGCTATTATTACTTATGATGACCACTTTAGAGATATCGGATCTATCATTAAAGTTTTTACGCCAGAAGAATTCTTGGATATACTTGACAACAAACTTTTGCAGGAAATTTAA
- a CDS encoding DUF3368 domain-containing protein — MRTKAIQLGLEVIGEVGVLAYGKELGLIEKDLKVYIDELRKKKFYIGDEVYQRVLELKH, encoded by the coding sequence TTGAGAACTAAGGCTATACAATTAGGATTAGAAGTAATAGGAGAAGTAGGCGTACTTGCTTATGGTAAAGAATTGGGATTAATAGAAAAAGACCTTAAGGTTTATATAGATGAACTCCGTAAGAAGAAATTTTATATTGGAGATGAGGTTTATCAAAGAGTATTAGAACTAAAGCATTAG
- a CDS encoding CHASE2 domain-containing protein, which translates to MQVYKTNIQQGVILGLLVSLIITLLSWCGIFEPFELKSLDYRFRLFSLNKPLDSRIKLILIDDYTFSQINQFPFPRDLQALLIHTLTKDEYRPKQIGFDILFSEKSPNPKYDDLLSDCTTLAKNVYHSYIFHFSTSEDVDEEVEQLLESSCIGGRMYSENLPASHIKTAVSFTSSLPCLLKGAKGIGHTNVFHDTDGVIRKIPLVIKYKDKLYPNLALLLACDYLNISQEDIEIIPGKYIILDRIKIPIDKQCQMLLNFTTSDLKTNSFIEVLQSAKQIEGREKPIISLKDYKDKVVLIGSIATGQGDICTTPISAQYPGVGIFATAIDNILNQQFLTRLSKGLNSILLIMIGLMIGLLLPRLTALKQGLFSLVFLCSYLSISIYLFRIHQLWLEQVAPGSVILFSHLAISLQSYAFEKTKLLSVIEDLRSKLEAIILKTTPIEPIKIDFRLKEIRIGDKSIKKDEPRFILLQHFIRKQILHWTSGYGIFDNWNIESPKDPAGAFRIQVTNLNEPFKRRIIESTRKGTLGKGYYQFKLKKDDYECNILEAEQIIKKANEDIDKNLPAQAEAKVKKAIELDPANIEGYWLLCKMNKGTITDYEDCFKLILAKIKSYMKSISYLDGKEWKEQYWTVIGIERDRLNKELEDLEKKKEEVEKRIKELKHEEETPEESTLITLLREIRESDDKSSLFDKLINMPFFKELIEEWTDKVMKFSKTKLDKKDPEGLVLSSLFMVIIEDEDTKIDIQLGDETSLTANIKDRLKRQIERQLEIEKSEGLSLDEERLDKAAMSQWRTKEDENQ; encoded by the coding sequence ATGCAGGTATATAAAACCAATATCCAACAAGGAGTAATATTAGGATTATTGGTCAGTCTGATTATAACTTTGCTATCCTGGTGTGGAATATTTGAGCCATTTGAATTAAAATCATTAGACTATAGATTTCGACTATTTTCACTAAATAAACCATTAGACTCACGAATAAAACTTATACTTATTGATGATTATACATTTAGCCAGATAAACCAATTCCCATTTCCAAGAGACTTACAAGCACTTCTTATACATACATTAACTAAAGATGAGTATAGACCTAAGCAAATTGGTTTTGATATTCTATTTTCAGAAAAAAGCCCAAATCCAAAATATGATGACTTATTATCAGATTGTACTACATTAGCTAAAAATGTCTATCATTCCTATATCTTTCATTTTTCTACTTCAGAAGATGTAGATGAGGAAGTTGAGCAATTGCTTGAAAGTTCATGTATTGGAGGCAGGATGTATAGTGAAAACCTTCCCGCCTCCCATATCAAAACTGCTGTAAGTTTTACTTCTTCACTTCCTTGCCTGCTTAAAGGTGCAAAAGGTATTGGTCATACCAATGTATTCCACGATACTGATGGAGTAATAAGAAAAATTCCATTAGTTATTAAATATAAGGATAAATTATATCCAAACTTAGCTCTTTTACTGGCTTGCGATTACTTAAATATTTCCCAGGAGGATATAGAAATAATCCCAGGCAAATATATCATCCTGGATAGAATCAAAATCCCTATAGATAAACAATGCCAGATGCTATTGAATTTTACAACCTCAGATTTAAAAACTAATTCATTTATAGAGGTTTTACAATCAGCTAAACAGATTGAAGGAAGGGAAAAACCTATAATTTCGCTTAAGGATTATAAAGACAAGGTTGTGCTAATTGGCTCTATTGCTACTGGTCAGGGAGATATATGTACTACACCTATTTCAGCTCAATACCCGGGGGTAGGGATATTTGCTACCGCAATTGATAATATTCTTAATCAACAATTCTTAACTCGTCTAAGCAAAGGATTAAATAGTATACTTTTGATAATGATAGGATTAATGATAGGATTACTCCTACCAAGATTAACTGCATTAAAACAAGGATTATTCTCTTTAGTGTTTTTATGTAGTTATCTTTCAATTTCTATTTACTTATTCAGGATTCATCAACTCTGGCTGGAGCAAGTAGCACCTGGTTCGGTTATTCTATTTAGTCATTTAGCTATAAGTTTACAAAGTTATGCCTTTGAAAAGACTAAATTACTGAGTGTGATAGAAGATTTAAGGAGTAAACTTGAAGCGATAATACTAAAGACTACTCCAATAGAGCCTATAAAAATAGACTTTAGGCTTAAAGAAATTCGTATAGGAGATAAATCAATCAAAAAAGATGAACCTCGATTTATATTACTACAACATTTTATTAGAAAACAGATTCTTCATTGGACATCAGGATATGGTATTTTTGATAATTGGAATATTGAGAGCCCCAAAGACCCTGCAGGAGCTTTTAGAATACAAGTAACTAATTTAAATGAACCTTTTAAAAGAAGGATTATTGAATCTACTCGTAAAGGGACACTCGGTAAGGGTTATTACCAATTTAAACTTAAAAAAGATGATTATGAATGCAATATCTTGGAAGCAGAGCAAATAATAAAGAAGGCAAATGAGGATATAGATAAAAACCTACCTGCTCAAGCAGAGGCTAAGGTTAAAAAGGCAATAGAACTTGACCCGGCGAATATTGAGGGATATTGGCTGTTGTGTAAAATGAATAAGGGAACAATAACTGATTATGAGGATTGTTTTAAACTGATACTGGCTAAGATTAAATCTTATATGAAAAGTATTTCTTACCTTGATGGTAAAGAATGGAAAGAGCAGTATTGGACAGTTATTGGAATAGAAAGAGATAGGTTGAATAAAGAATTAGAAGATTTGGAGAAGAAGAAAGAAGAAGTCGAGAAGAGGATAAAAGAACTTAAGCATGAGGAGGAAACACCGGAAGAATCTACTTTAATAACTTTACTTAGAGAGATAAGAGAATCTGATGATAAGTCCTCTTTATTTGATAAGTTGATTAATATGCCATTCTTTAAAGAATTAATTGAAGAATGGACTGATAAGGTAATGAAATTCTCTAAAACTAAACTTGATAAAAAGGATCCAGAGGGACTTGTATTAAGTTCTCTTTTTATGGTAATTATTGAAGATGAAGACACTAAAATAGATATTCAATTAGGGGATGAGACATCATTGACCGCTAACATTAAGGATAGGTTAAAAAGGCAAATAGAGCGTCAATTAGAAATAGAAAAGTCAGAAGGTCTTTCTTTGGATGAGGAGAGGTTAGATAAAGCGGCCATGAGCCAGTGGCGTACAAAAGAGGATGAAAACCAGTGA
- a CDS encoding response regulator, with protein MSKRKILVIDDEPYLVMALKIRLENVGYDVITASDGVEGLDKAQGENPDLIVLDVMMPKKSGYQVCQILKSDDQYKHILIIMLTAKGQKSDKEWGEKVGADAYITKPFDDAELLSKINELL; from the coding sequence ATGTCTAAAAGAAAGATATTGGTAATAGATGATGAACCTTACTTAGTCATGGCATTGAAGATTAGATTAGAAAATGTAGGTTATGATGTCATTACTGCGTCCGATGGCGTAGAGGGATTGGATAAGGCACAGGGAGAGAATCCTGATTTGATTGTTCTTGATGTGATGATGCCTAAAAAAAGTGGCTACCAGGTCTGCCAGATTCTAAAATCAGATGACCAATACAAACACATTCTTATTATCATGTTAACGGCTAAGGGACAAAAGAGTGATAAGGAATGGGGTGAAAAAGTAGGGGCAGATGCCTATATTACCAAGCCTTTTGATGATGCAGAATTATTATCAAAAATAAATGAATTACTGTAA
- a CDS encoding HEPN domain-containing protein yields the protein MKTSINHLPEYKREELEDIVGIIRAAAKVEMIILFGSYARGDFVERDFRYDAEEEHFTNYESDFDIMVIVQEEKIVDDYKIWNKVENQIRRKIHTPVKLIREDIEHVNEQLSVGRYFYADVKKEGILLYDSRRFQLVRARKLTPGIKRALAKEDYKIWFPKAKKFFWYYESSFKKGWNNEAAFHLHQTTEHLYTGASLVLTSYKPRTHDLEKLTERMEKIDTDFAEIFPREKGKEKHLFELLKEAYIGARYKKSYKITKRELEYLEERVKKLRRLALRKCREKFKQFEQKITT from the coding sequence ATGAAAACAAGCATAAACCATCTTCCGGAGTATAAACGAGAGGAACTCGAAGATATCGTTGGAATCATTCGTGCAGCAGCAAAAGTCGAGATGATTATTCTGTTTGGCAGTTATGCTCGTGGAGACTTCGTGGAGCGCGATTTTCGATATGATGCTGAAGAGGAACATTTCACGAATTATGAAAGTGACTTTGACATTATGGTGATTGTGCAGGAGGAGAAGATAGTAGATGATTATAAGATTTGGAATAAAGTTGAAAATCAAATCAGACGTAAGATTCATACACCAGTAAAACTTATTAGGGAAGATATTGAGCATGTCAATGAACAACTCTCAGTTGGCAGATACTTCTATGCTGATGTCAAAAAGGAAGGCATACTCCTTTATGACTCAAGACGATTCCAACTGGTACGAGCAAGGAAGCTTACCCCAGGAATAAAAAGGGCACTGGCAAAGGAGGATTATAAAATCTGGTTTCCGAAGGCGAAGAAATTTTTTTGGTATTATGAATCTAGTTTTAAGAAAGGCTGGAATAATGAGGCTGCTTTCCATCTCCACCAGACCACCGAACACCTATACACTGGTGCTTCTCTCGTACTTACCAGCTACAAACCAAGAACACACGATTTAGAGAAACTAACAGAGCGAATGGAAAAAATTGATACGGATTTCGCCGAGATTTTCCCACGGGAAAAAGGCAAAGAAAAACATCTGTTTGAGCTTCTGAAGGAAGCATATATTGGTGCACGATACAAGAAATCATATAAAATTACCAAGCGTGAACTTGAATACCTTGAAGAGCGTGTAAAGAAACTACGCAGGTTGGCGTTGAGAAAGTGTCGAGAAAAGTTTAAGCAATTTGAGCAAAAAATTACAACTTGA
- a CDS encoding four helix bundle protein codes for MAKVYETLEVWQLAIDLAVKIYKVTKDFPKEEMYGLTSQIRRATISISSNIAEGSGRSSKKEYKYFVEIAMGSLNEVESLWILSYKLKMVNNEVYHEIKQMI; via the coding sequence ATGGCAAAAGTATATGAAACTCTTGAAGTATGGCAATTAGCGATTGATTTAGCAGTTAAAATTTATAAAGTAACTAAGGATTTTCCAAAAGAAGAAATGTACGGGCTCACATCCCAGATAAGACGAGCTACTATATCTATCTCAAGTAATATTGCAGAGGGTTCTGGAAGGTCATCTAAAAAAGAATACAAATATTTTGTCGAGATAGCTATGGGGTCATTAAATGAAGTAGAAAGTTTATGGATACTTAGCTATAAGTTGAAAATGGTTAATAATGAAGTGTACCATGAAATAAAACAAATGATATAG
- a CDS encoding histidine kinase dimerization/phospho-acceptor domain-containing protein, which produces MGNEDLSSGKSDLLSEMWHEVRNPLTTIKAFTQLLLSAPDGEIKSRVEYLKIINSEIDRLTGLIDELSDTAKLTKESQTCLGK; this is translated from the coding sequence ATGGGTAATGAAGACCTATCGTCAGGAAAATCTGATTTGCTCTCCGAGATGTGGCATGAGGTAAGAAATCCTTTAACCACAATCAAGGCATTTACTCAACTGTTATTATCTGCCCCTGATGGAGAAATTAAATCACGAGTAGAATATTTAAAGATAATTAATAGTGAAATTGATAGATTAACGGGATTGATTGATGAACTGTCAGATACGGCAAAACTGACTAAGGAATCCCAAACTTGTTTGGGGAAATAG
- a CDS encoding PorV/PorQ family protein yields the protein MLKFKITFLILLGLLSVQEVEAKAGKTPYSFLKIGIGARALGMGSAFVGLADDPTAIYWNPAGLNQIKQRKLLFSHNQLSLHTTQEFLSYAQPLSSNQSIGASINYLNSDKIEKRTGPTDAPIGSFDTSDLNISLGYARGLTHDLSIGITGKFIQEKLEDEKATTFAADLGGLYKRGDLNIGVNLQNIGKKVKFIKQSYPLPLNIKTGITYKLRDDLIFAVDIDKFLKESNSKLHLGIEYRLLDNLTLQGGYSQSLNSHSKDLGKYSFGLGLKRNHTLFDYCFLPYDDIGSTHRLSLSVQFPKKEEAIDWEKISKFVTPDDPLIKFFTRHIISAFKPRELNERLLQAMEIFVGLSVYPIGYSHEPFEIIQYARQSLFFTKGDCDDLSILYATCLESVGIHTAFVLVPEHIFILFDTGIHSKNADLISFDKDSYIILQDHVWLPIDPIHLQKSFIDAWQYGIREYKEWNNEGKLKVLETHKCWKNYPPLNPPTLPQENWLPKIPAQEEINIKVKQYINEFKEYRKKSRLSMEHNQKGIFYAKDGRYEEAINEFSKIINEIDTEYSPAYNNLANIYCLNGELKLACKYYEEAIKKDTTDGGIYLNLGVLYTLLKEKNIALEMFIEALRLFPNYEAAYQTLGLDKEAIEKAEQIPLLKLSIPEIKELLEKAKKKVKVEKEKVKLHIPEPTSAQITRMRNILEEGENLVGKILYWKE from the coding sequence GTGTTAAAATTTAAGATAACATTTCTAATACTTCTTGGCTTACTCAGTGTACAAGAAGTAGAAGCTAAGGCAGGTAAAACCCCCTATTCTTTCTTGAAGATAGGTATCGGAGCACGGGCTTTAGGCATGGGTAGTGCATTTGTTGGTCTAGCTGATGACCCCACTGCTATTTATTGGAATCCTGCCGGGCTAAATCAAATCAAGCAAAGGAAACTTTTATTCTCTCATAACCAACTCTCCCTTCATACTACACAAGAATTCCTTAGTTATGCCCAACCTTTATCATCAAATCAATCCATTGGAGCAAGTATAAACTATCTTAATTCAGATAAAATAGAAAAAAGAACAGGACCTACTGATGCACCTATTGGTAGCTTTGATACTTCGGATTTAAACATTAGTTTAGGATATGCCAGAGGGCTAACCCATGACCTTTCTATCGGTATTACTGGTAAATTTATTCAAGAAAAACTTGAGGATGAAAAGGCTACTACCTTTGCTGCTGACTTAGGTGGATTGTATAAAAGAGGAGATTTAAATATTGGTGTAAACTTACAAAACATTGGCAAGAAGGTAAAATTTATCAAGCAAAGCTATCCACTCCCTTTAAACATCAAAACAGGTATTACTTATAAATTAAGAGATGACTTAATTTTTGCAGTTGATATAGATAAATTTCTGAAGGAGTCTAATTCTAAACTACATCTTGGTATAGAGTATAGACTTTTAGATAACTTAACATTGCAAGGAGGATACTCTCAAAGCCTAAATTCTCATAGTAAAGATTTAGGTAAATACTCTTTTGGATTAGGGCTAAAAAGAAATCATACGCTATTTGACTATTGTTTCTTACCTTATGATGATATTGGTAGTACACATCGACTTAGCCTATCTGTACAATTTCCTAAAAAGGAAGAGGCTATTGATTGGGAGAAAATCAGTAAATTTGTAACCCCAGATGACCCACTTATAAAATTCTTTACCCGACATATAATTAGTGCTTTTAAACCAAGAGAATTAAATGAAAGATTATTACAGGCAATGGAGATATTTGTAGGATTATCTGTATACCCTATTGGCTACTCGCATGAGCCGTTTGAGATAATTCAATATGCCCGTCAAAGTTTATTCTTTACTAAAGGCGATTGTGATGATTTAAGTATCTTGTATGCCACTTGCTTAGAAAGTGTCGGTATTCACACAGCATTTGTATTAGTCCCAGAACATATATTTATACTATTTGATACAGGTATCCATTCTAAAAATGCCGATTTAATTAGTTTTGATAAGGACTCATATATTATCCTGCAAGACCATGTCTGGCTACCAATAGACCCCATTCATCTACAAAAATCATTTATAGATGCCTGGCAGTATGGTATAAGAGAGTATAAGGAATGGAATAATGAGGGTAAATTGAAAGTATTGGAGACACATAAATGTTGGAAAAATTATCCTCCTCTTAATCCACCAACCCTCCCTCAAGAAAACTGGCTACCTAAAATTCCGGCACAAGAAGAAATAAATATTAAAGTTAAACAGTACATTAATGAATTTAAAGAATACCGAAAAAAAAGTAGACTTTCTATGGAGCATAATCAAAAAGGGATATTTTATGCTAAGGACGGAAGGTATGAGGAGGCAATAAACGAATTTAGTAAAATAATCAATGAGATTGATACAGAATATTCTCCTGCTTATAATAATCTGGCTAATATTTATTGCTTAAATGGAGAGTTAAAACTTGCCTGTAAGTACTATGAAGAAGCCATAAAAAAAGATACAACTGACGGTGGAATATACCTTAATTTAGGGGTATTATACACGCTATTAAAAGAAAAAAATATAGCATTAGAGATGTTTATTGAGGCATTAAGATTATTTCCTAACTATGAAGCGGCATATCAGACCCTTGGCCTGGATAAAGAAGCTATTGAAAAGGCAGAACAAATTCCTCTATTAAAACTTTCGATACCCGAAATTAAAGAGTTGTTAGAAAAGGCAAAAAAGAAAGTAAAGGTTGAAAAAGAAAAAGTAAAACTACATATACCCGAACCTACCTCTGCCCAGATAACTCGCATGAGAAATATATTGGAAGAAGGAGAAAATCTTGTTGGGAAAATTCTTTATTGGAAAGAATAA
- a CDS encoding ATP-binding protein, with the protein MKSEFVSIVSHEIRSPLTTMKEFVSLILDEIPGKINKTQTEFLTIINENINRLTRLINNMLDITRIESGRMELNCQEMNINSVAEDIIKLFQTQAAEKDISIKNLLPQDLPTVYADVDKISQVLTNLIDNAIKFTKESGTVTIKGKKVNNQVEISIIDTGIGIAKEDFPLIFDKFHRLELPTNQKVRGTGLGLSISKAIVEIHHGKIRVESELEKGSNFTFSLPEYEEDIYFKDVLKRKFSFALQNRLFLSLLIVKIDNLEEGIADKMLYEVEKVCKEIVRRESDVVTGIKKNKSIAILSEINRKDAFSLRDRVLNALVSYKFLTQEGRAIEVIIRLGTATYPDDATTQDELLSKAEEETKGSKKHYVQNISG; encoded by the coding sequence ATGAAATCAGAGTTTGTCTCGATTGTTTCCCATGAAATTCGAAGCCCACTGACGACAATGAAAGAATTTGTATCACTTATCTTAGATGAGATTCCAGGTAAAATCAATAAAACACAAACTGAGTTTCTGACTATTATTAATGAGAATATCAATCGTTTAACTCGATTGATTAACAATATGTTGGATATAACACGGATAGAATCTGGTAGAATGGAGTTAAATTGTCAAGAGATGAATATAAATAGTGTCGCCGAAGATATAATTAAATTATTTCAGACTCAGGCGGCAGAAAAAGATATTTCCATAAAAAACTTATTGCCTCAGGATTTACCAACTGTCTATGCTGATGTAGATAAAATCTCACAAGTATTGACAAATCTTATAGATAATGCAATTAAATTTACTAAAGAATCTGGCACGGTAACTATCAAAGGTAAAAAAGTAAATAACCAGGTCGAGATTAGTATCATCGATACTGGAATAGGTATAGCCAAAGAGGATTTTCCTTTGATATTCGATAAATTCCACCGGCTTGAACTTCCTACTAACCAAAAAGTTCGAGGGACAGGTTTAGGATTGAGTATTTCTAAAGCAATTGTTGAAATACATCATGGTAAAATCAGGGTAGAAAGCGAACTGGAAAAAGGAAGTAATTTCACCTTCTCTTTACCTGAATATGAAGAAGATATATATTTTAAAGATGTTTTAAAGAGGAAATTCTCCTTTGCCTTGCAAAATCGGTTGTTTTTGTCCTTGCTTATAGTTAAAATAGATAATTTGGAAGAAGGTATTGCCGATAAAATGCTTTATGAGGTAGAAAAGGTATGCAAGGAGATAGTTCGAAGAGAAAGTGATGTTGTGACAGGGATTAAAAAGAATAAATCGATTGCTATTCTTTCGGAGATAAACAGAAAAGATGCCTTTTCCTTGAGAGATAGGGTATTAAATGCTCTGGTCTCATATAAATTTTTAACTCAAGAAGGTAGAGCAATAGAGGTAATAATAAGATTAGGGACAGCCACTTATCCTGATGATGCCACGACCCAGGATGAATTACTTAGTAAGGCAGAAGAAGAAACAAAGGGGAGTAAAAAACACTATGTTCAAAATATTAGTGGTTGA
- a CDS encoding UPF0175 family protein — MEQKMIEVRTVLNDDLLQKVNYYAKRHYEDVSTAIRQLIAMGLGSIMKQEVITAYKNRKITLRETAELLGLNYWETQKILEEEGIPIINLTNEEIEGKVR, encoded by the coding sequence ATGGAACAAAAGATGATAGAAGTAAGAACAGTTTTAAATGATGACCTGTTACAGAAAGTTAATTATTACGCAAAAAGACACTATGAGGATGTCTCAACAGCTATACGACAATTGATAGCAATGGGATTAGGGTCTATAATGAAGCAAGAAGTTATTACTGCTTACAAGAATAGGAAGATAACTTTAAGAGAGACAGCAGAATTACTTGGTTTGAACTACTGGGAAACTCAAAAAATATTAGAAGAAGAAGGTATTCCAATAATTAATTTAACTAATGAAGAAATTGAAGGGAAGGTAAGATGA
- a CDS encoding response regulator, producing MFKILVVDDDPQLVEAVKIRLEVNNYKVITAFNGLEALDKVYKETPDLVLLDAWLPKMNGWEVCRKIKEDASLKAIKVIFLTARTELSNRLIGIQVLKADGYITKPFESEELIKTIKEVLKDV from the coding sequence ATGTTCAAAATATTAGTGGTTGATGATGACCCACAACTTGTAGAGGCAGTTAAAATTAGATTAGAAGTAAATAATTATAAAGTAATTACGGCATTTAATGGCTTAGAGGCATTGGATAAGGTATATAAAGAAACACCTGATTTAGTCCTTTTGGATGCCTGGTTACCAAAGATGAATGGCTGGGAAGTCTGCCGAAAGATTAAAGAAGATGCCTCCCTTAAGGCGATTAAAGTTATCTTTCTTACTGCCCGGACAGAATTGAGTAATAGGTTAATAGGGATTCAAGTGCTAAAGGCTGATGGTTACATCACCAAGCCATTTGAATCAGAAGAATTGATTAAGACGATAAAAGAGGTGTTAAAAGATGTCTAA
- a CDS encoding nucleotidyltransferase domain-containing protein, whose amino-acid sequence MKASINHLPEYKREELEDIVGIIRVAAKVEMIILFGSYARGDFVERDFRYNAEEEHFTNYESDFDIMVIVQDEGKAKGGLGVRPRIEN is encoded by the coding sequence ATGAAAGCAAGCATAAACCATCTTCCGGAGTATAAACGAGAGGAACTCGAAGATATCGTTGGAATCATTCGTGTAGCAGCAAAAGTCGAGATGATTATTCTGTTTGGCAGTTATGCCCGTGGAGACTTCGTGGAGCGCGATTTTCGATATAATGCTGAAGAGGAACATTTCACGAATTATGAAAGTGACTTTGACATTATGGTGATTGTACAGGACGAAGGAAAGGCAAAAGGGGGATTGGGGGTCAGACCTCGAATTGAGAACTAA